tttatttttaaagaaattgTACGACACTCATTAAGCATTTTCTGAAGAAATTTTTTATTCTGGGTGGAGGTATTACTTCAAATTTTCCAATTggttatattttctattttatgaattttttatagTGAATATTCACTTTTACCTTCAGAATTCTAAAacatgattaaaattaaaattttcaataaattttatatatatatatatatatcatatttattttttggATACAACGTTTAAAATTATCCATAGTCGCTTCTCAACTCTTAAATAGGAGGATGATAAGCTTCAGTACATTCAACCCCACGACCTCTTGTACTGGTAATAATGCCGataccaatcgagttaagactcaatcaactATTATCCAATTTGTTAAACATTAAAAATTAGTAGGAgtaagatattattattattatttatgaataaattaaaatgaaattgagGAGTTAGGTTGAAGTGAAAAATGGCCGTTTGCATAGCTGTTTTATTTAAAAGCATACTCTTAATGCCAAATTGCACATAAAATAAGGTCTCTCTTTGTTTtcccttaaaaattttaaaataatataattttgtcTATTTTGTAGGGTATACATCAAAGGCATCTATATAAAGAGCATAATTTCTATcgtattgaattaattgtttattTGTTCCTTCTTTAATcagaaacaaataaataaatcaacGAAATATCAAAGCCACCATGCAATAAACTTACTACTAAATGGGTTTAATTCTAAttcctaaattatttatattttttggaattttttttttcttttttgcaaaTGATGTTCAAATGTAACGttggacaaaaaaaaaatagtaaatgtATTGTATTGAACAAAACTCACTCGAATCTTAAGTAATGAAATGGTTTTCAGAATTCCAGGTTTCATGGACGAAGAAGGTGATTGCTTCGCTTGCTAAGGAAGTGAGTTCTAAAAGGTTGACTCCAAACCTGGTCATACCAGCCTCAAGATTCCTTTCCCACCAAAAAATTAATACCTGGAAATGGTCACTATCTATCAACAATTTAAAATTCCTTAGCTGACGTTTCCTCtataattgaattcatttcatgGTTTGCTGTCATATCAGAATTCAAACTCCTGTTTAATCCATTGTACTGTTGATTTAAGGTAAAAAACTTGAACCCTGTCCTAAGCTCCCAAGTCCCAACTATTTCACACCACCTGTTAGGATCAAAGAATAAAATGAAAGAGTACCGTAGCGGTTTTTAACCCTTTAAGAGTTTCCTGTTATCAAGCATTGCTTTTGTCACTGTCATCACAAATTTCTTATTAACCTTAAGGTTTAGACTCTCAAATGGAGCAAGAAATGTTCTAGTTTGACTCGGTATTCTTTTCAAAGTTCCatcctccccccccccccccgcCCCTCATTTCCCATTGTTCCCTATCTTCCTTCATTTGATTGGTTCGTTTCTTGAAAATTTCCCAGCTTTGTTCTTCAATACCAGTTTTTGGTTTTTCAAAGACAAATCACTGAATACTGTTAAGAGTGGAGAAAAGACAACTTTCCATGGGGTGTAAGAACAAAAATCAGGTGTTTTCACATGGAGAATCTAAGGTAAAGCTATTATTATCCTCCAAAGTTTTCTAAAACGAAAGCTTGAATCCAAAGATTCTCATTCAAAGtattttgacaaacaaaaattagGGAATAATGGAAAGTGAAATCAAAGAATCCCCTTTTGTATCCATGCTAAAATCACCTATACAAAGTAGCAGACCAAGCAGCATGGTTGTTAAGGTAAACTGTATGTACTATGTTCATCATCCATTTATATTTTAGTCTTTGTTACCAAGTATCTGCAATTCTTTTCACTATTTAACTAAGTTTTGATTGTTGCATATGATGAAAAACAGAAAGCACATACCGTGATTCCGGCGCATATTGTAGCCGAGGCAATATCGACACTTCATGGTCTTGATCTCAGATGGTCGGGACCGATCACACCGACCGAAAGGGACTATGTTGAGCAATATGTGTTGGCAAAATATCCACAGTATGCAGGTCAAGTTGAGCTAGAAAATATAGACCTTTCTAGTCTATGCATCAATGAAGAGTCCTCGGAGGCTGCAATTGATGATAAAAAGAAATCACCAAGAGGTAATTCAAGAGAATCCTCCTCACCTTTCTTCGGAAGCAATCATCCGGACCTGGACAGGATTCAATTGGAGCCATCAAGATTGCTCGATATCCTCACGAAGAAATCGTCTTTCCCAGGAAGTTTCATTTCGATCCCGGAAATCCAAGCTCGAAACAAAGTTCTGAAACACTGCGGATTGCCGGACGATGACTACCTGGTTCTCTTCACACCAAACTACAAGGATGCAATGATGTTAGTAGGAGAAAGCTACCCTTTTTTTAAAGGTAACTTCTACATGAGCATCATTCGTGAAGAACTTGATTATGTAAGGGAATTTGCGAGTTACAAGGAATCAAAAGTGATATTGGCACCCGAAACATGGTTGGATTTGAGAATCAAAGGGTCACAACTTAGTCAGTATTTCAGGAAAAAATGTAAGCATAGTCCAAAGGGATTGTTCTCGTATCCAGCTGATGTTAATGGGATGCGTTACTCTATGCATTGGATTTCGGAAGCTCATAGGAATTCATGGCATGTTCTGCTCGATGCAACTGGTTTAGTTGTCGGACAAGATCGGTTGAACCTCGCGCTTCATCGGCCTGATTTCGTGCTTTGTAGTCTGGAGAATACGCATGCTCAACCAGCAAGGATAACTTGCCTGTTGGTGAGGAAGAAATCGTTTGATACTACAACATCTTCATCTCAGATGAGTGAGTGAAACTTGGGATTAGCTGATATGAATACGTTATTTCATATGTTTgagttattttaatatttattgctaCATACATTTTGGATGTTGGAACAAATAAAACGAGTTTTGAACAGGAAGAAACTGTCAAATGAATGCTTCCCATATATGAAATTCAATCAGAATTGCAGCAACTTCTGCTGgttcattttcattctcaataATTAGCTTTTCTTTTGCAACGTAAATGAGACAGCTATGCTCTCAAGcaaaagaaattaaattttattccaTTATTGTTAAGTTGAATTCAATCCATGAAGAGAGTCAACTTCAGATATTTGCTTGAATCATTGTCAAGCTATCAAGAGAACCCAACTTCGAATATCCTAATATTGAGCTTAATCTATTACCATTACAAAATTTCAGCTTGAACTGAAAATCAAATCAAAGTCCGAAATTCTGTATTAGACAAAACAACACAAATGAATAAATTAAGCAATCCAATTTTTATCTAATGTTAAACTTGATTAGGCAGTTTCTAATAGAGCTTCGAGCCTCGAACTTGAAGCGAATATGGAAGGGTTCAAATTAAAAGTGAATCTTAAGCTTTGACTGGATTATACTTTGAAAAGAAGCGATTAATGCCAATACAAAATGAAAAATTACGTCGAGAGTTTGACCCTGGAATGGCTGCAATACAAGAAATTTCATCATGGGTTTTCACATTCACTCGAGTCTTCGGCTAAATATGTCAAAAGCCAACTTCAAATTTACAAAATCTTTCATTTTCCCcattttggaaattaaagaaaaaccTTAATTACCTTGAGTTTTCGGTAAAATATCAAAAAGGTATTCATCTTACTATGGTTTCTTAAAAGAAATCATGTGAATGACAGCAAATGAGTGCAGTATAGTTAAAGGTTAATAAGAATTGCACATAAAAAAAAGAAGACGACAAAAGTCGATGCAAAAATTAACCATAATCAATTACAAAGTGCTCAAAGAAATTCCAAGAGAGTTTAGTTTAGATTCAAGACTATTTGGttcaactaataaaatgtaaaatgaaaAGGAAAGAGGGACAGCCCCCAACTGCTGCATTCTAACATTCATTTTCTATGAGAATCTGCAACTACGCCAACTGGTCATATCCCCCACCAATTTCTACGAGCCTGCAATTCCTATACCAAAAGCAAAAATAAGTGAAGATTTCGACACGAATGTCTAACTAGAAAAAGAACCAAGTAGCAAAACACAGCATATGTAATATAATTACTTACAGATGTTGTGTTACTACTTCTTGTTTTGTAAGAGGAAACGTAGCAAAAGTGTGTTTGACATAGATGGTACCAGAAACCAAAACATAAAGATTTAAAATTGATCACCGCTTATAAACAAGTATTGAAACACAGCACATATACTATAAATTCAAACTAATGTTGTGACACTACTTTTTGTTTTACAAGAGGACGTACAACATTAAGAAAGGTTacaagtgtgtgtgtgtgtgtgtgtgtgtgcgtgtaaagaaaaagaaaaccaaaGACAGATGGTACCCGAACACAGAGATTTAGATTGAACCTCATGAATGTCTAAGAACTAAAATACGCCAAGCATTAGACCACAGCTGATATACTACTATTCTTTTGTAAGAAGAAGTACTATAATAAGAAAGGTATTAGGCGTCCATGTAAAGAAAACATATCAATGACATGGATAGTATTTATGTTTAGTCACTCAAGAAACAAGCTATGCTAAGCCACAAAAACATCTACGCCTCATTAAGTTAAAAGCCTAAAACATTAGAAGTAAACTATGATATCACAAGGGCCGAAAATGATAAATAACAATCACAGCTCCAACTATGTTAAATTGGGCAAAAGTAACGAAAAACACCAACTAGATCTCAGAAGGAATGTCCCTATATAAATTACTTTATTCTACCAAAAGAGAtactttttttttatccataGAAACTAGAAAGGACTCACTAATACAGATCAAATACGTACTATGCTAGTTTTgcaagtgtgtgtgtgtgtgtgtgtgaacaGATCAACAAAgataaataaagtaataaaaagattgatgaaaTTAGAATTTAGAAATAGTATTAATCCTCAAGTCCAACCAAGAGTCAGGTCAAATGGTAGTTTATCAAAGATGGAATGAAGTTGCTAGTTTTGCAAGCACATGGAACAAAACACATGGTATTTGAACAGACCCATCAATGGTCTAGTCGGGAATGAATAAGCCTAttacatattttaaaattataaaggtgTTGATAACGTATCACTTAAATCTAATGGGTTAGGCTTTAAAAAACCAATAAATTGTTTGGAAAAGGCTATTGCTTCGAAATTTGATCAACTTTTGCAGATTGACTAAATTCCCTTTTCCATAAACacaataaaatcctaaaattgagATTCATCCAAAAGTAAAGAAATGAAATCCATTTTTTGGAATTGAAACTTGCATGCATAATACGCAAGGACGAGCAGATAAAGTAAATTACCTAAGCGGAGCCAACGATGATGTTGTTAATAGGAATAAAGATGAGCTTGACGAAGAATCCGACGAATCCCATCACTACGAAACCGATCGCTGTACGGAAAGCCACCTTCGTGAACTCTGCATACGAAACAATAAACATTCaaaaaaagaaaacccaaaaattccaACAGATCCAAGTGTAAAACAAAAGGAGGCAAAGCCGAGACGGGAAGAAGAAATGGGGGGAATACCTTTACGATCAGGCTTGTGGCAACGCT
This window of the Gossypium arboreum isolate Shixiya-1 chromosome 12, ASM2569848v2, whole genome shotgun sequence genome carries:
- the LOC108478890 gene encoding uncharacterized protein LOC108478890, yielding MGCKNKNQVFSHGESKGIMESEIKESPFVSMLKSPIQSSRPSSMVVKKAHTVIPAHIVAEAISTLHGLDLRWSGPITPTERDYVEQYVLAKYPQYAGQVELENIDLSSLCINEESSEAAIDDKKKSPRGNSRESSSPFFGSNHPDLDRIQLEPSRLLDILTKKSSFPGSFISIPEIQARNKVLKHCGLPDDDYLVLFTPNYKDAMMLVGESYPFFKGNFYMSIIREELDYVREFASYKESKVILAPETWLDLRIKGSQLSQYFRKKCKHSPKGLFSYPADVNGMRYSMHWISEAHRNSWHVLLDATGLVVGQDRLNLALHRPDFVLCSLENTHAQPARITCLLVRKKSFDTTTSSSQMSE
- the LOC108476997 gene encoding protein transport protein Sec61 subunit gamma-1-like — protein: MDALDNVVDPLRDFAKDSVRLVKRCHKPDRKEFTKVAFRTAIGFVVMGFVGFFVKLIFIPINNIIVGSA